The sequence TAATTGTAAGTTGGCAAAAACAAACAGTAATATCCATTCATTCCAAACAAGCCATGTGATGGAACATATCATTTCATGTGTTTCATCTTTCTTTGGTCTGAATGAAAGAGTGAATCTAGTAAGGCCCTTTAGAGATCAACATGACCAGCAATATCATTGTCGCTTGAATCACTTTCATCATCACTTACATCTTCTTCACTCTCATCTTCTGCACCTGAATTCGTCACGTTTTCCCTTTTCGCATAGCGTTCGCAGTACTCTGTCATACCAAACAGCACACTAACAATATGTACTTTCATTTTCATCTCATGAAAACTTCACTTTCGTGGACTTCGTCTCACCCTTATCTTGTAATTGTTCTAAATGCTTGTTTCTCAACTTGACACCCTATCTATTATGTTATTGATAAAAACAATCCACGAGGAAAGGATCAAGCAAGAAAATTGGCAAGTGGATTTATGTTAGTTTACTAATGGTGTGTTAGCTTATAGCTACAACCTTGAGTACGTCACCTTGGACTCCAACTTGTTGACTAGGTCTCCGAGTGTCGGATAACATATTCAACATATTTCAACACATTAATAATAGTTTCAAAAGCAAATCTCCATTGTGCTATGCAATATTCTTATTAAATGTGATATCTATATCTAAATACAAAGTTAAAAGTATACTTTTATGCAAAACACATAAACCTCAAGTCCGTAGTAGAGAATTTGCAGAATAAACTCGTACCTTTAACTTTCTGATCGTATTGGCTTCTGTCTTTTAACATTAGAGATGCTGCGTCGCCATTAAGGGGGTCTGAAGGATTGGGATAGAGCAAAAGCTGTGGAAGGAAAACTTCAAAAACATTCAATAGGTCTGGAAAACAGAAATATGcaacaaaaaaataaagaaaaaaagctTGTCAGTCAACATTCATGTCAGGTTTTGAGCTTGAAGAagtaaaatgataattgatataAAGTTACCAAACATTGGACTCCAAGTTTGGTTAATCACATCCAGGCAGACAGAACCAGATCTGCAAGTGGAAAGGAAATTTAAGACCATTGAAAAACTTCTACCTTGCAAAAATAAGAATTAGTAGTGCACTAGAGTGAAAACATAACAATCTCAAACAAGTTGAGAGCCACACTATGTGAGGTCTAGGTTGCTCACAGTTCATCAACATTTGGATGATATATCTTGTTCACAAACCCAATAGATGGGGACTTGTATGGGTAAGCATCAGGAAGTTCAACGTGGATTTTCCAAACTCCGCCTTCGTATACACCTGTCATCGTTGCAGGCATTTTGTATTTCAGAATTTTCAAGCAAATAAACTGTTCACGAATAATGTATTTGAAGCAAACAGATGAGAACTACATCAGCACTTGAATTCACCATAAAAGTTGAATATTCTAAGACTTTGATGTTATGAATCCTATTTAAAGCTCACGGGTTACCCCACTTAATTTAGCATTCTAAATGAGactaaattaaaagttgaaacGATTGGTGCCAAAAGAACTTAACAAGGTAGCATCACTTGGAAGTTCAAGAGCTAGTTAAGGGG comes from Cucumis melo cultivar AY chromosome 12, USDA_Cmelo_AY_1.0, whole genome shotgun sequence and encodes:
- the LOC103483342 gene encoding ubiquitin-conjugating enzyme E2-23 kDa-like yields the protein MSSPNKRRDMDVMKLMMSDYKVEMIDDGLSEFNVEFNGPKESVYEGGVWKIHVELPDAYPYKSPSIGFVNKIYHPNVDELSGSVCLDVINQTWSPMFDLLNVFEVFLPQLLLYPNPSDPLNGDAASLMLKDRSQYDQKVKEYCERYAKRENVTNSGAEDESEEDVSDDESDSSDNDIAGHVDL